The window ACCTGCGCGAGGAAGCCCGCAGTAAGGCCATGATCCAGATAAAGGACATTGTGGACGAGGCTAAGCTTACCGCTACCAAAGAAGCTAAAAAGATAGTTATCCAAACCATCCAGCGTACCGCTACCGAAAGTGCTATCGAAAACACGGTATCGATATTTAATATCGAGAATGACGAGATCAAGGGCCGTATCATCGGTCGCGAAGGCCGTAATATCCGTGCTTTGGAGGCGGCCACAGGTATCGAAATTATTGTTGACGATACCCCGGAAGCCATCATCTTATCTGGCTTTGACCCGGTAAGGCGCGAGATTGCAAGGTTGGCCATGCATCGTTTGGTAACAGACGGGCGTATCCACCCGGCACGAATCGAGGAGGTGGTTGCCAAAACCAAAAAGCAAATTGAAGAGGAAATTGTTGAAATAGGCGAGCGTACCGTTATAGACCTTGGTATTCATGGTTTACACCCTGAACTGATCCGTATGGTTGGCCGTATGCGTTACCGTTCATCTTACGGGCAAAACCTGTTGCAACACTCGCGCGAGGTTGCCAACTTCTGCGCAACTATGGCGGCCGAATTAGGTTTAAACGTGAAGATGGCTAAACGTGCCGGCTTATTACATGATATTGGTAAAGTGCCTGATGATAACCCGGAGCTGCCGCACGCTATTTTGGGTATGCAATTAGCAGAGAAATATAAGGAGCATCCGGAAGTTTGCAATGCGATAGGGGCCCACCACGACGAAATAGAGATGACCTCGATGCTATCGCCGATAATACAGGCTTGCGATGCTATATCAGGAGCCCGCCCCGGTGCACGCCGCGAGGTGGTTGAAAGCTACATCAAACGTTTAAAAGAGCTGGAAGAGCTGGCACTATCATATCCAGGTGTCGAAAAAACATTTGCTATACAGGCCGGCCGCGAATTGCGTGTGGTTGTTGAAAGCGAGAAAATAAGCGATGCGCAATCAGAAGTTTTGGCGGCAGATATTTCAAACCGTATCCAAACGGAAATGACATATCCGGGCCAGATAAAAGTTACCGTGATCAGGGAAACCAGGTCGGTGGCATTCGCCAAATAGTTTTATAACAAAAAATCAATACAAACCCTTTCGGCTTATACCCGGAAGGGTTTTATATTTGTACCGTGGCCAGCAAAAAAACAGCAAACAATAAAGACGGGGCGCAAGCCGATGCCAAAGCTAACGAAAGTATTGCCCAACAATACATTAACAGGTATGCGCTAAGTCATCAGGACCCGGCCAACCGGGTGATACATTATATATGTGTGCCATTGTTAATGTTTAGCATATTTGGCTTGCTATGGGCTATTCCTTTTCCCTACTTTAAATTTTTAGGAACGTATAACGGGTATTTTAACTGGGCGTCATTTGCCATTGCTGTAGCAGTATATTATTACCTGCGGATATCGCCGCTTATTTCGTACACCATGTTGTTTGTATTGTTAGGATTCAGTTATCTTATCATGACGCTGTTAAGCTGGCAAACAACAGGCGGCCCGGCAATGTGGCTGGTGTGCCTTATTATTTTTATTCCTTCGGTAAGCCTGGTATTAATTGGTAACACCCGCGAAAAAACTTTCTCGCAATATGGGCTTAATATAAAGTCGTTGCCCGTAGCCCCGGTGGTATTAGTATATCTTCTTTTAAAGAAGCTTCGTATCAATAGTTAAATTGCCGGGAATCCATTTTGCTTGTTATGTAATGGTAAAACTGTGTATTGCTTGAAACAAGCTGGCAAACCTGTAAGCCATTTGCTCAAATAAATGCTCGTCTACGCTATATTTTATATGGCCTTTGTAGCCACCGGCTTTTATTATGCCCAATGTTCTTAGTTCGGCAATATGCTTATTGATGGTTTCATGATGAAACGGAATCTGGTAAAAGTTTTGTTTTGTAATGGCATTGCCATTATCAATTATGGTACGTATGATTGCTATACGTACAGGTAAGGCAAGTGCTTTGGCAAAATTGGCCAACTCGTTATCTGTATTTGAGAATTTTGAATCAGTAAATGGCATATCAGATCAATGGATGAAATTGAATTTTTACATGTGTTTTGATGATGGCTTAACACGCTGGTTTAATACCTTTTGGGTAAAACAAGGTTTAGCTGAGGGTGAAAAATCAGGGTATGATTTTTTACCCTTGGTTGATAAACAAATGTTGCAATCAAATTCGCCAGGATCGTAAAACGGAAAGGACTTTATTGGAGTATATCAGCCTGTTTGTAAAGCTTAAGTTTGTCAACCTGGCTTTATAACTCAGGTTAGTTATATTGCCGACGAATAAGCTTACCGAGGGAGCCGTTAACGATACATCGATATTCTTGCTTAAAATAACCCTTGGGCGTGATAAAAATGCCGGTGGTATTGATTTTGTATTTTTACTCCGGGATAATGTTGTGCTGATTTGTTTGGTTGTGCTGATACTAACGCCCGGCAAATTATAATAGCCAGAAACGCGGTTAGCATTAGGACAACGGGTAACATACAGGCACGAAAAAATAAAGTACAGCCCGGCGACTAATGAAGAGAAAATCTTTGTGCCCATTTTAGCCCTGATCATAATTTGCCGGAAATGACTGTTTAAAAAATAAAGATACATAGCTAATATTAACAAGGTGTTAATTTTTGATTAGGATAGTATTGGCGTAAACCATTGGATTAATCATTTTTAATAATTATATCATGAAAAAGCGGTGCTACGAATATGAGCCTGCGGGCGAAATAACTTCCTGCTAATTATGCTTTGTATAGCGCATTATGCCGAGCTTTCGTATAGGTTAAATTGGTGCCAGCTCAGCGAAAACAACGTCTGTGTAAAATAAAGATTAAATTCCCGGTAGCAAATTGGTTGATAAGGCTGTATTCATCCAGATTTAATATAAAACATGGAATAGCTTAAAGTTACATTAAACAGGTGTTAATATAATAATACAGTGTTAACATAGGGATAACATTGCGCGTGCACCTTTGTGTTCAAATAAAACACAAATGAAAAAGTTATACTTTATCCTTTTATCACTGCTCATTATTGGGGTTGCTAATGTTGCCAGCGCGCAAATTACAACCTCGTTAGTAAGCGGGAAAGTTACCGACCAAAAAGGCGTTACATTGCCTGGAGTAACTATCACCGTACTTAACACAAGTACCGGTACACGCTACGGCTCGCAAACCAATGCCGATGGCCGTTACACAATTGCCAACGTTAATCCGGGTGGCCCCTACACCATTACTGCTTCTTTTATTGGCTTTAAAAAAGATGAAAGAACAGATATTACTTTAAGTTTAGGTACAACAACCTTAAACTTTGCCCTTGCCGATGAAACCACAACGCTATCGGAAGTAAAAATTAAAGGTACTGCAGGCGGCACCAAAACAGGTGCAAGCACCCGCATTAACCAAAACCAAATTAAAAACCTGCCTTCAATTAACCGTAGCCTGCAGGATTTAACAAGGTTAACACCACAAAGCAATAACAACTCTTTCCAGGGAACCAACTATCGTTACAACAACGTAACCCTTGATGGTGCCATTAATAACGATGCAATTGGTTTTAGCCCATCATTAGGTGGCCAAAACAATGCTTCGGGCCAGGTTGGTAGCAGTACCCGTACAAGCCCGGTATCTTTAGATGCTATCCAGGACGTTCAGGTATTGGTTGCTCCTTATGATATCAAAATTGGTAACGTATTAGGTGGTAGTATAAATGCGGTAACCCGTAGCGGTACAAACGATTTTACCGGCGCAATTTATGGTTACGGCCGCGGTTCCTTTTTAGTAGGTCCCAACAATGCATCGGCCGCTGCCGGTGGCGATGGTTCAAAACTGCCAACAAGTTTCCATGATTACCAAACAGGTATCCGTTTAGGTTTCCCTATCATCAAAAATAAATTATTCTTCTTTACCAACGAAGAAATTGCCCGTCGCCAGGATCCGGTTATCCGCGGAGCCGATGCAAGCGGTTCAAGCCAGATCCTGAGCCTGCAGGATGCTCAAAACCTTACCACTGCTTTCAAAAGCTTTACAGGTGGTTTAAGCCCAGGTACTTATCAAAATACTTCAATTTATTCAAAATCGAACAAATTTTTTAACCGTTTAGATTGGAATATCAACGATAACAACCAGTTAACTATCCGTAATAATACCATTTCATCTACGGCTACCAACCTGGAGCGCGATCAGCAAAACTTCCGTTTTGGCGGTATTGACTATGTATCTCATAACAACTCAACTTCAACCGTTGCCGAGTTAAAATCAAGGTTTTCAAACAGCGCCAGCAATAGCCTGGTTATTGGTTACTCAAATGTACACGATTACCGCGATCCTACTTCAGATCCATCGTTGCCGCAAATAGAAATAACAGGCCGCACCCCAGGTACTACCATATTTATGGGTACCGACCGCGAGGCAGCCATATTTGATATGCACCAAAAAACTGCTGAGTTTACCGATAACTTTACCTTAACCAAAGGCAGGCACACATTTACATTTGGTACACACAACGAGTTTTATAACATCACTTATAACTTTGTTAACTCATGGAACGGCCGCGTTGCTTACAGCAGCATCGAGAACTTTATTAACAACGTTCCGTCACGTGTTCGTGCTAACTTTAACTATACCAACAACAGCCGCGACTATATATTGGCTAATCCATCTGCTAAATTTAATGTTGACCTGTTAAGCTTATATGGGCAGGATGAAATTCAGGTTACAGATAACTTTAAACTGACCGCCGCTTTACGTTTTGATTATGCAGGCATACCTAACAAACAGCCACTAAGCAGCAAAACAACAGGTGCTGCCAGTGACTTGAACTACGGTAATACCTTTACTTATACCAAGCCCCGCGATATCAAACAAAATTATTTGAACAACGTTGAAATAAACCCACGTGTGTCGTTCAACTATGATGTAAATGGCGATCAAAGCCTGATTATACGCGGTGGTAGCGGGTTCTTTACAGGCCGTGTACCGTTTGCATGGTTTGGTTATGCGTTTTATAACAACGGCGCAACATATGGCGCTTATGATAGCAAAGCGGCTCAAAAGGCTGGCACAAACCCGGTTTCTACTTCGCCAAATGGCCGTTTAGATTATGTTAACGCGCAGGGCTTTAATACTGCATCTACCGGTGCAACCCAGGTAGATTTAATTGATAATAAATTTAAAATGCCGCAGGTTTGGAGAAGCAGCTTAGCTTTTGACTATACAACCGACGACCAGTGGAAATTTACTTTGGAAGGTATTTATACCAAAACCATCCATGACCTGAAATTTCAACAGGTAAATACCAAGGATAGCGTAACTTATTATACTTACGATACCCAAAAACAACAACCAATATTTGTTAACCAGAAAGTTAGCTCATCATTCACCAATGCTTATGAGTTATCAAACACAAGCCTTGGCTACCGTTATAGCATCACAGCACAGGTAGGTAAAACCTTTCCGTTTGGCTTAAGCGGTAATGTTGCCTATACTTATGGTCATTCAAAAGATGTTACCAATGGTATCCGTAACTCAATGGAGTCAAACTGGCAGTTAAACCAGGCTTTAAATCCTAACAACCCGGGTTTAGCCAATTCAAACTTTGATATCCGTCACCGTATCGTATCAAACCTTAACTTAAGGCACGATTGGGATGCTGCTAAAAACTATACTGCAAACTTTACCTTCTTCTTTAGCGCACAATCTGGTAACCCTTACACTTACGGTTTTTACCCAAGCGCTATCGACGGAACCGGCCAACAGGTTAGTTTAGCTTATATCCCTAAACAAGGCGAAACTGTTAACTTCTTTACTGATATAGTAGGTGGCAAAACTGCTGCCGAGCAAGCTGCTGCGTTTGATGCCTTCATCGACAAAAACAGCTACCTGTCATCACGTCGTGGTAACTTTACCCAACGTAATGCAGCTTTCACGCCATGGAATAATCAATTAGATTTCCGTTTTTCGCAAGACTTTAAATTTGGTGGCAAACACAAACAGGTTATTACTTTTACCTACGATATTGTTAACCTTACCAACTTGCTTAACAAAAAATGGGGTCAGTATTATTTCTCGGCCAATACCTTCAACTCAACATCAAGCATTGGTTTAACTCCAAAAACTACACCATCGTTTGCTAATGCAGCAACAACCTATCCTAAATATACATTCCAGGATCCTGGATTGCCTTATTCGGTTGATTTGTTTGCTTCACGCTGGCAAATGCAGTTTGGTATCCGTTACGGATTTTAATAACCAAACAACATAGTTAATATTAAAACGTCCCTGCCGGTTTATCCGGCAGGGACGTTTTTCGTTTTACTGAAATTTGCCGGCATATTTTTTAACCACCAAAATTATTTATATTTTCGGCCCGAAACCTTATTACAACATATGTATTTAAACTATCGCCGTTATTATCGGTTCTGCAAAACTATTCCCTGCTTTTCAAAACTGCTGTTTTTATTTTTCATCCTTAATTCATTTACTGCAAAAGCCCAATTCTCATACGGCGAAAGTTCGCAGAAATTTGGCGTAGGCATTAATGCCGATTATGACATGCCCGCGGGCAGCCTCAAGTATACTTATAAGGCCGCCCCTGCATACGGAGCAAGCTTTTATATTTTTAATGAAAACTGGACTGCCAATGTAAGCGCCGGTTATCGTGTTTATAAGCCTAAACAGGATGTTTTTTATTATGCCGTGGGCGACAACGATTACGGAACTGCTACTTATGGCAACTTCAGGAGCTATATGCTTTATTTGGGTGGCGCCTATAACTTTAACATAAGCGATGGATTCCGGCTTTTTGCCGGCGTAAATTTAGGGGCTTATGAAACTAAGTTTTTCTCGCACTCAGTTGATGCCACTGCCGATAGGACTGAAGATATTAACGAACAGGAACTTTACGGAGCCCCCAAGGCGGGTATAAACCTCAGTTTTGGCGAAAACCTGCAGCTTAATATCCAGGGCTCATACAATTTTTTTGCTACTACAGGGCAAACATACTATAACACGCGTACCGGCACGCTATATAAATCCATATCAACCGGCGCAGGCTTAATTTATAAATTTTAATGATGAAAAATATTTACCTGATTTTTATGGCGTTGCTGATTACATCCGTTACCGCCTGCCAAAAAGATGTTAACCCATATATTACCAAAGCACAGGTTGATAAAATTGATAGTATAAGGCACCCGGCTATAAAAAATGTTGCGTTTATTTACAATAATGAAGTTTACTTTGTAGCTGATTTTGCAGGTAAACCACAGAAAATCACCAACAACGGATCGACTAAGAAGTTTATCAGGATGTCGCACGACCACACCAAATTTGCTTACAAAAACGCAGCGGGATCTATTGATATAGTTGATAAAACGGGTAACCTGCTGGTTTCGCTAAAGCAATATAATGATATCCGCAATTTTGACTGGAGTGCCGATGATAAAACTCTTTACATTATTAATAGCGATAAGGTAGCATTTTACGGGCCAGCCATGAAAGTACCCGCGATAATTTATTTTACCGGCTATTACGATTTTATATCAGCTGCTGTATCAAAAAACGGCGACCTGGCGTACCTGCTGCGCAAATATAACTTTGATGCCCTTGATCAGTACGAAATGGTGATAAGAAAGGCAAGCGGTGGCGATCCTGTTTTTTACAGGGCCGAAGAGTCGGGCTTACCGCCGATGGCTACCATTAATTTTGCTGCTAACGGCCTGGATATGGTACTTGGTTTCGAAGGCCCGGGCGATGATGTGTCGAACGTTTACCTGTTTGATAATATGGCCCAGTATCCAACTTATAAATTAGGTTTTAATGCCATAAGTACACCTGCCTACCAAAGCAATATTAAATATATGCTTGGCGCTTTTGATGATGATGCCGGAAATCATTTAATAAGCGCGGTTTATTTGGATACAGATATTAAGGATAACAACAAAACCTTTGCCGGATATGCAGGCGTAAAATACCTGGATTGGAAATAGTAACTAAGCCTTAAGTTCTAAGTCAGAAGTCATAAGTTGATTTTTTTGACTTAGAACTTAAGAACAAAACCTTTGCCGGATATGCCGGCGTAAAATACCTGGATTGGAAATAGTAACTAAGCCTTAAGTACTAAGCCCGAAGTCTTAAGTTGATTTTTTTTGACTTAGAACTTAAGACTTCGGACTTAGTACTGCTGACTTAACACTATAAATTTTTACCCAGTTTTTCCAATATATCCTGTGGTACCTGCTCCAGGTCCAACACCAGGAAACCGTCAAGGCAATCGGCAAATTTAGGGTCGATGTTAAAGCTGATGATCTTGGCATTAAGCGCGATGTACTGGCGTAGCAATACCGGCACTTTCATATTGCGCGTTTCCACTTCCGATATCAGGTTATCAAGTCCCTTAAAGCTGTCTTCGCCTGCCATCAGCAAGTCAGTGTCTATGCTCGAAAAATCAACCTTAAATTTTTTGCGCGGCTTTACATATTGCGCAAGCTCATGATCAAAATGGTTACGGTTAATATAGTCGACAATGAGCGATTTGGAGAATTTAGAAAATGAATTACTGATGCTTACCGGCCCAATTAAATAGCGGTATCTTGGGTTATCAATCAGGAATTTGAGGATGCCTTTCCAAAGTAAAAACAGCGGTAAAGGTTTAGTTTGATATTCCTTGCGGATCCACGAACGGCCAAGCTCTAAACTTTTACGCAGTACCGGTGTAAACTGGGCTTTTAACTTAAATAATTCGTTAAGGTAAAAACCTGTTTTGCCTACGCTATAAAATATTTCATCGCCCAAACCAATACGGTAAGCGCCAACTATAAGCTTGGCCTCAAAATCCCATATAAACAGGTGATTGTAATAAATGTCGTATTCATCAAGGTCGATAGCCTTGTTACTGCCTTCGCCAATTTCGCGAAAGGTTATTTCACGCAAGCGGCCAATCTCGCGGATAACATTCGGAATCACCGAAGTGGGTACTATAAATACTTCGTAGTTCTTTTCTATCCATATCCTATAGTTATCGCGCAGCGGGGCAACCTCTTTTTCAAGTATATCCACACTTATTTCGGGCACGATATCCTTTGGCTGCCGTTTTATTTTGAAAAGGTTACGCGGACTAAAAATCTTCTTTTCCTCTTCAAGCCCGGTGCCTAAAGCGTAGGTACGGGCACGTAAAAAATTAAGCAGTTTGGCGCTATTGTTATAATCGGGCACATCCAATACATTAATGGGTTTGCCTATGCGTAGTTTAATGGTATGGCCGTGTTTGTTAAATAACTCCGAGGGTAGTTTAGCCGTGCGCAGGGCCGGGTGTATCATACTAAGCAGGTTAAACAATAAGCCGTTGTTGCCATGGAAGTAGATTGGGATAACAGGCACTTTTGCCTTCGCGATAATTTTACCTACCACAGGGTGCCATAGGCGATCGGTTACCTGTTGTTGCTCTACTTTAAAGGTAGATACCTCGCCCGCCGGGAATATGCCTATCGGCGTTCCATTGTTTAACAACTCCAGGGTGTTTTTTAGGCCGCTGATGCTTGATGAGTGTTCAACATTTTCAAACGGGTTTACGGCGATAAAAAAATCGCTCAGGTTTGGGATCTTTTTAAGCAGGAAGTTGGCCATTAGTTTGGCGTCGGGCCTTACTGTTAATAACATCTTTAACAACACCAGGCCCTCGATACCACCGTATGGGTGATTGGCTATGGCAATAAAGCTGCCTGTTTTGGGAATGTGCCTCAGGTCGCGCTCATCAAAGTCTATATCGATGCCGCATCCTGCCAATATAGCATCAATAAACTCAATGCCTTGTTTGGGCTGCGCCTGGGCAAACAGTTCATTAACCTGGTTAATTTTCATTATTTCCATCAATAAAGCGGCCAGGCCAGGCATTTTCAGCTTATCCAGTTTAGTGGCTTTGGCAAACTCTTCGGTGGTTATTACTTTCATTTTTAATAACTGTGTATTTTGTTAACAAATAAATATCTTGAAATTTTATTAATTTAACACCTGATAATTCATATAAATGAAGGATGGCATTAAAAGCTACCTGTCCATAACTAAAAAGGAATGGAACGGGATGGCAGTACTCGTTATTATTATTGCATTGATTTTAGCAGCGCCCTTTGTTTATCAGGCAAGCCGCAAAGATAATACAATAAATTTTAAAGAGTTTGATAAAGCCGCTGCTATGCTAAGCAAAACTGACAGTACAGGCTCGGCATCAAACGGCCCGAAAAGTGGTGGTAAGGAACTGAAAATTAAGCTATTTGCGTTTAATCCCAACAATTTACCCGAAGCCGATTGGGAAAGGCTGGGGCTAAGCGCAGATCAGGTTAAAGTCATAAAAAACTATGAGGCCAAAGGCGGCCGGTTTTATGCTAAAGCCGATGTTAAAAAGATATACACTATAACCGGTGCCGATTACCAACGGCTGGAGCCCTACATAAACCTGCCTGCCGCCGATAATTATACTAAGAAAGCTGCGCCGGGCGAAATTATAGAAATAAACGGCGCTGATTCTGCAAAGCTGACGATGATCAGGGGCATTGGGCCTTCATTTGCCAGGCGGATTATTAGGTACCGGGACAGGCTTGGCGGTTTTTACAGCAAGGAACAGCTGAAAGAAGTTTTTGGAGTGGACGATAGTAAGTACGCCGAAATTAAAAATGGCATTGCTGTAAACGGAAGCCATATTACCAA is drawn from Mucilaginibacter ginsenosidivorax and contains these coding sequences:
- a CDS encoding lysophospholipid acyltransferase family protein, translating into MKVITTEEFAKATKLDKLKMPGLAALLMEIMKINQVNELFAQAQPKQGIEFIDAILAGCGIDIDFDERDLRHIPKTGSFIAIANHPYGGIEGLVLLKMLLTVRPDAKLMANFLLKKIPNLSDFFIAVNPFENVEHSSSISGLKNTLELLNNGTPIGIFPAGEVSTFKVEQQQVTDRLWHPVVGKIIAKAKVPVIPIYFHGNNGLLFNLLSMIHPALRTAKLPSELFNKHGHTIKLRIGKPINVLDVPDYNNSAKLLNFLRARTYALGTGLEEEKKIFSPRNLFKIKRQPKDIVPEISVDILEKEVAPLRDNYRIWIEKNYEVFIVPTSVIPNVIREIGRLREITFREIGEGSNKAIDLDEYDIYYNHLFIWDFEAKLIVGAYRIGLGDEIFYSVGKTGFYLNELFKLKAQFTPVLRKSLELGRSWIRKEYQTKPLPLFLLWKGILKFLIDNPRYRYLIGPVSISNSFSKFSKSLIVDYINRNHFDHELAQYVKPRKKFKVDFSSIDTDLLMAGEDSFKGLDNLISEVETRNMKVPVLLRQYIALNAKIISFNIDPKFADCLDGFLVLDLEQVPQDILEKLGKNL
- a CDS encoding helix-hairpin-helix domain-containing protein codes for the protein MKDGIKSYLSITKKEWNGMAVLVIIIALILAAPFVYQASRKDNTINFKEFDKAAAMLSKTDSTGSASNGPKSGGKELKIKLFAFNPNNLPEADWERLGLSADQVKVIKNYEAKGGRFYAKADVKKIYTITGADYQRLEPYINLPAADNYTKKAAPGEIIEINGADSAKLTMIRGIGPSFARRIIRYRDRLGGFYSKEQLKEVFGVDDSKYAEIKNGIAVNGSHITKLNVNNATFDQLRRFPYLSFKQINAIIEYHNQHGDYESTADMKNIAILDDGILRKIGPYLVFK
- the rny gene encoding ribonuclease Y produces the protein MDILLYVIIGLLVGLGLGIVIGRFLLRKLFKDQETSAQNKVKKILKDAENNAEILKKNKLLEAKEKFLQMKAEHEQEVTNKNNNINQRENGVKQKEQSLNQRLENMNRKENELDNTRKNLEKQTEIVVKKQEEVDILKNSHLQQLETIAGLSAEEAKNQLVDNLREEARSKAMIQIKDIVDEAKLTATKEAKKIVIQTIQRTATESAIENTVSIFNIENDEIKGRIIGREGRNIRALEAATGIEIIVDDTPEAIILSGFDPVRREIARLAMHRLVTDGRIHPARIEEVVAKTKKQIEEEIVEIGERTVIDLGIHGLHPELIRMVGRMRYRSSYGQNLLQHSREVANFCATMAAELGLNVKMAKRAGLLHDIGKVPDDNPELPHAILGMQLAEKYKEHPEVCNAIGAHHDEIEMTSMLSPIIQACDAISGARPGARREVVESYIKRLKELEELALSYPGVEKTFAIQAGRELRVVVESEKISDAQSEVLAADISNRIQTEMTYPGQIKVTVIRETRSVAFAK
- a CDS encoding ArsR/SmtB family transcription factor yields the protein MPFTDSKFSNTDNELANFAKALALPVRIAIIRTIIDNGNAITKQNFYQIPFHHETINKHIAELRTLGIIKAGGYKGHIKYSVDEHLFEQMAYRFASLFQAIHSFTIT
- a CDS encoding TonB-dependent receptor produces the protein MKKLYFILLSLLIIGVANVASAQITTSLVSGKVTDQKGVTLPGVTITVLNTSTGTRYGSQTNADGRYTIANVNPGGPYTITASFIGFKKDERTDITLSLGTTTLNFALADETTTLSEVKIKGTAGGTKTGASTRINQNQIKNLPSINRSLQDLTRLTPQSNNNSFQGTNYRYNNVTLDGAINNDAIGFSPSLGGQNNASGQVGSSTRTSPVSLDAIQDVQVLVAPYDIKIGNVLGGSINAVTRSGTNDFTGAIYGYGRGSFLVGPNNASAAAGGDGSKLPTSFHDYQTGIRLGFPIIKNKLFFFTNEEIARRQDPVIRGADASGSSQILSLQDAQNLTTAFKSFTGGLSPGTYQNTSIYSKSNKFFNRLDWNINDNNQLTIRNNTISSTATNLERDQQNFRFGGIDYVSHNNSTSTVAELKSRFSNSASNSLVIGYSNVHDYRDPTSDPSLPQIEITGRTPGTTIFMGTDREAAIFDMHQKTAEFTDNFTLTKGRHTFTFGTHNEFYNITYNFVNSWNGRVAYSSIENFINNVPSRVRANFNYTNNSRDYILANPSAKFNVDLLSLYGQDEIQVTDNFKLTAALRFDYAGIPNKQPLSSKTTGAASDLNYGNTFTYTKPRDIKQNYLNNVEINPRVSFNYDVNGDQSLIIRGGSGFFTGRVPFAWFGYAFYNNGATYGAYDSKAAQKAGTNPVSTSPNGRLDYVNAQGFNTASTGATQVDLIDNKFKMPQVWRSSLAFDYTTDDQWKFTLEGIYTKTIHDLKFQQVNTKDSVTYYTYDTQKQQPIFVNQKVSSSFTNAYELSNTSLGYRYSITAQVGKTFPFGLSGNVAYTYGHSKDVTNGIRNSMESNWQLNQALNPNNPGLANSNFDIRHRIVSNLNLRHDWDAAKNYTANFTFFFSAQSGNPYTYGFYPSAIDGTGQQVSLAYIPKQGETVNFFTDIVGGKTAAEQAAAFDAFIDKNSYLSSRRGNFTQRNAAFTPWNNQLDFRFSQDFKFGGKHKQVITFTYDIVNLTNLLNKKWGQYYFSANTFNSTSSIGLTPKTTPSFANAATTYPKYTFQDPGLPYSVDLFASRWQMQFGIRYGF
- a CDS encoding Mpo1 family 2-hydroxy fatty acid dioxygenase gives rise to the protein MASKKTANNKDGAQADAKANESIAQQYINRYALSHQDPANRVIHYICVPLLMFSIFGLLWAIPFPYFKFLGTYNGYFNWASFAIAVAVYYYLRISPLISYTMLFVLLGFSYLIMTLLSWQTTGGPAMWLVCLIIFIPSVSLVLIGNTREKTFSQYGLNIKSLPVAPVVLVYLLLKKLRINS